From a single Raphanus sativus cultivar WK10039 chromosome 3, ASM80110v3, whole genome shotgun sequence genomic region:
- the LOC108838709 gene encoding LOW QUALITY PROTEIN: F-box protein At2g40910 (The sequence of the model RefSeq protein was modified relative to this genomic sequence to represent the inferred CDS: inserted 1 base in 1 codon): MDTKGDNSSKLFKRKKRRSSRAYNLLVMGCFLGLPLRTRRRRRRRYMSEIPLDLLVEILIRLPGKYLARFKCVXKQWSSLISSPYFCERLLTITQRKQHLYMCLVDKDGQRALLSMSPTSPDNTCFVVDQDLSIPGMGGYYLNGLHGLMCFSMRKRTCIYNPTTGQRLTLPKIKPDIIAEPGQKQFIKRNHIGYDPVDNQYKLLCTIVIYSDKLLNLKTEHWVFVLEAGGSWKKVVPSENYRPHAPFVPGQSISGSVVYYLAWHNMYTYAIVSFDVRSEEFTTIIAHVDDRYAIPAFEMRAELIKYGGKIAIFEYSYLRTEGTTTLRVLEDAEKKEWSTRSLVLQPCQMHLVQDIDLIVKGTTQDGNVILAPTDVHSGFYILSYDLQSNDLSKVEIKGIPDRWFEKECWFDIDCYFDLRLVNESSVIYLET; this comes from the exons ATGGATACAAAAGGAGATAACTCATCAAAGTTGTTTAAACGGAAGAAAAGAAGATCAAGTCGCGCTTATAACTTGTTGGTCATGGGCTGTTTTCTGGGTCTACCTttaagaacaagaagaagaagaagaagaagatatatgtCCGAGATCCCTCTGGATCTTTTGGTCGAAATTCTTATCAGACTGCCGGGAAAGTACTTGGCGAGGTTCAAGTGCG TCAAGCAGTGGTCATCACTCATCTCTTCTCCGTATTTTTGCGAACGTTTACTTACGATCACTCAACGGAAACAACATCTATACATGTGTTTGGTGGATAAAGACGGGCAACGTGCACTGCTGTCCATGTCACCAACCTCTCCAGACAACACTTGTTTTGTGGTCGACCAAGATTTGAGCATCCCAGGGATGGGAGGCTACTACTTGAACGGCCTCCACGGCTTGATGTGTTTCTCAATGAGAAAAAGGACTTGTATATACAACCCCACCACCGGACAACGCTTGACCTTACCCAAGATTAAGCCCGACATCATAGCCGAACCAGGTCAAAAACAGTTTATTAAGCGGAACCATATCGGATACGACCCTGTTGATAATCAATACAAACTATTATGCACAATTGTTATATATTCAGACAAATTGCTTAATCTGAAGACGGAGCACTGGGTGTTCGTGCTAGAAGCTGGAGGCTCGTGGAAAAAGGTTGTCCCGAGTGAGAATTATCGTCCTCATGCCCCTTTTGTACCAGGACAATCTATCAGTGGATCAGTAGTATATTATCTGGCGTGGCATAATATGTACACTTACGCGATTGTGAGTTTTGACGTTAGGTCTGAAGAGTTTACTACCATCATAGCACATGTGGATGACAGATATGCTATTCCTGCATTTGAGATGAGAGCAGAACTTATAAAGTATGGTGGAAAAATCGCTATTTTCGAATATAGCTACTTACGAACTGAGGGTACGACGACATTAAGGGTATTGGAAGATGCTGAGAAAAAGGAATGGTCGACGAGGAGCCTAGTTTTGCAGCCTTGTCAGATGCATTTAGTCCAAGATATTGATTTGATTGTAAAGGGCACAACTCAAGACGGCAATGTTATCTTAGCACCTACGGATGTGCATTCTGGATTCTATATTTTGAGTTATGATTTGCAAAGCAATGACTTGAGTAAGGTTGAAATCAAAGGAATACCAGACCGTTGGTTCGAGAAAGAATGTTGGTTTGACATAGACTGCTACTTTGACTTGAGGTTGGTGAACGAGAGTAGTGTCATCTATTTGGAAACTTAG
- the LOC130494649 gene encoding F-box protein At2g40910-like isoform X2 — translation MNLRVNEMKNIGRKNLKQAASEQDFKLKQCQSIAQIMDTKGDNSSKLFKRKKRRSSRAYNLLVMGCFLGLPLRTRRRRRRYMSEIPLDLLVEILIRLPGKYLARFKCVSKQWSSLISSPYFCERLLTITQRKQHLYMCLVDKDGQRALLSMSPTSPDNTCFVVDQDLSIPGMGGYYLNGLHGLMCFSMRKRTCIYNPTTGQRLTLPKIKPDIIAEPDKLLNLKTEHWVFVLEAGGSWKKVVPSENYRPHAPFVPGQSISGSVVYYLAWHNMYTYAIVSFDVRSEEFTTIIAFVDDRYAIPAFEMRAELIKYGGKIAIFEYSYLRTEGTTTLRVLEDAEKKEWSTRSLVLQPCQMHLVQDIDLIVKGTTQDGKVILAPMDVHSGFYILSYDLQSNDLSKVETKGIPDHWFEKECWFDKECNFDLRLVNESSFIYLET, via the exons ATGAACTTAAGGGTGAATGAGATGAAGAACATAGGAAGAAAGAATCTGAAACAAGCAGCTTCCGAGCAGGATTTCAAGCTTAAGCAATGTCAGAGTATTGCCCAG ATAATGGATACAAAAGGAGATAACTCATCAAAGTTGTTTAAACGGAAGAAAAGAAGATCAAGTCGCGCTTATAACTTGTTGGTCATGGGCTGTTTTCTGGGTCTACCTTTaaggacaagaagaagaagaagaagatatatgtCCGAGATCCCTCTGGATCTTTTGGTCGAAATTCTTATCAGACTGCCGGGAAAGTACTTGGCGAGGTTCAAGTGCGTCTCAAAGCAGTGGTCATCACTCATCTCTTCTCCATATTTTTGCGAACGTTTACTTACGATCACTCAACGGAAACAACATCTATACATGTGTTTGGTGGATAAAGACGGGCAACGTGCACTGCTGTCCATGTCACCAACCTCTCCAGACAACACTTGTTTTGTGGTCGACCAAGATTTGAGCATCCCAGGGATGGGAGGCTACTACTTGAACGGCCTCCACGGCTTGATGTGTTTCTCAATGAGAAAAAGGACTTGTATATACAACCCCACCACCGGACAGCGCTTGACCTTACCCAAGATTAAGCCCGACATCATAGCCGAACCAG ACAAATTGCTTAATCTGAAGACGGAGCACTGGGTGTTCGTGCTAGAAGCTGGAGGCTCGTGGAAAAAGGTTGTCCCGAGTGAGAATTATCGTCCTCATGCCCCTTTTGTACCAGGACAATCTATCAGTGGATCAGTAGTATATTATCTGGCGTGGCATAATATGTACACTTATGCGATTGTGAGTTTTGACGTTAGGTCTGAAGAGTTTACTACCATCATAGCATTTGTGGATGACAGATATGCTATTCCTGCATTTGAGATGAGAGCAGAACTTATAAAGTATGGTGGAAAAATCGCTATTTTCGAATATAGCTACTTACGAACTGAGGGTACGACGACATTAAGGGTATTGGAAGATGCTGAGAAAAAGGAATGGTCGACGAGGAGCCTAGTTTTGCAGCCTTGTCAGATGCATTTAGTCCAAGATATTGATTTGATTGTAAAGGGCACAACTCAAGACGGCAAAGTTATCTTAGCACCTATGGATGTGCATTCTGGATTCTATATTTTGAGTTATGATTTGCAAAGCAATGACTTGAGTAAGGTTGAAACCAAAGGAATACCAGACCATTGGTTCGAGAAAGAATGTTGGTTTGACAAAGAATGCAACTTTGACTTGAGGTTGGTGAATGAGAGTAGTTTCATCTATTTGGAAACTTGA
- the LOC130494649 gene encoding F-box protein At2g40910-like isoform X1 yields MNLRVNEMKNIGRKNLKQAASEQDFKLKQCQSIAQIMDTKGDNSSKLFKRKKRRSSRAYNLLVMGCFLGLPLRTRRRRRRYMSEIPLDLLVEILIRLPGKYLARFKCVSKQWSSLISSPYFCERLLTITQRKQHLYMCLVDKDGQRALLSMSPTSPDNTCFVVDQDLSIPGMGGYYLNGLHGLMCFSMRKRTCIYNPTTGQRLTLPKIKPDIIAEPGQKQFIKRNHIGYDPVDNQYKLLCTIVIYSDKLLNLKTEHWVFVLEAGGSWKKVVPSENYRPHAPFVPGQSISGSVVYYLAWHNMYTYAIVSFDVRSEEFTTIIAFVDDRYAIPAFEMRAELIKYGGKIAIFEYSYLRTEGTTTLRVLEDAEKKEWSTRSLVLQPCQMHLVQDIDLIVKGTTQDGKVILAPMDVHSGFYILSYDLQSNDLSKVETKGIPDHWFEKECWFDKECNFDLRLVNESSFIYLET; encoded by the exons ATGAACTTAAGGGTGAATGAGATGAAGAACATAGGAAGAAAGAATCTGAAACAAGCAGCTTCCGAGCAGGATTTCAAGCTTAAGCAATGTCAGAGTATTGCCCAG ATAATGGATACAAAAGGAGATAACTCATCAAAGTTGTTTAAACGGAAGAAAAGAAGATCAAGTCGCGCTTATAACTTGTTGGTCATGGGCTGTTTTCTGGGTCTACCTTTaaggacaagaagaagaagaagaagatatatgtCCGAGATCCCTCTGGATCTTTTGGTCGAAATTCTTATCAGACTGCCGGGAAAGTACTTGGCGAGGTTCAAGTGCGTCTCAAAGCAGTGGTCATCACTCATCTCTTCTCCATATTTTTGCGAACGTTTACTTACGATCACTCAACGGAAACAACATCTATACATGTGTTTGGTGGATAAAGACGGGCAACGTGCACTGCTGTCCATGTCACCAACCTCTCCAGACAACACTTGTTTTGTGGTCGACCAAGATTTGAGCATCCCAGGGATGGGAGGCTACTACTTGAACGGCCTCCACGGCTTGATGTGTTTCTCAATGAGAAAAAGGACTTGTATATACAACCCCACCACCGGACAGCGCTTGACCTTACCCAAGATTAAGCCCGACATCATAGCCGAACCAGGTCAAAAACAGTTTATTAAGCGGAACCATATCGGATACGACCCTGTTGATAATCAATACAAACTATTATGCACAATTGTTATATATTCAGACAAATTGCTTAATCTGAAGACGGAGCACTGGGTGTTCGTGCTAGAAGCTGGAGGCTCGTGGAAAAAGGTTGTCCCGAGTGAGAATTATCGTCCTCATGCCCCTTTTGTACCAGGACAATCTATCAGTGGATCAGTAGTATATTATCTGGCGTGGCATAATATGTACACTTATGCGATTGTGAGTTTTGACGTTAGGTCTGAAGAGTTTACTACCATCATAGCATTTGTGGATGACAGATATGCTATTCCTGCATTTGAGATGAGAGCAGAACTTATAAAGTATGGTGGAAAAATCGCTATTTTCGAATATAGCTACTTACGAACTGAGGGTACGACGACATTAAGGGTATTGGAAGATGCTGAGAAAAAGGAATGGTCGACGAGGAGCCTAGTTTTGCAGCCTTGTCAGATGCATTTAGTCCAAGATATTGATTTGATTGTAAAGGGCACAACTCAAGACGGCAAAGTTATCTTAGCACCTATGGATGTGCATTCTGGATTCTATATTTTGAGTTATGATTTGCAAAGCAATGACTTGAGTAAGGTTGAAACCAAAGGAATACCAGACCATTGGTTCGAGAAAGAATGTTGGTTTGACAAAGAATGCAACTTTGACTTGAGGTTGGTGAATGAGAGTAGTTTCATCTATTTGGAAACTTGA